One part of the Pantanalinema sp. genome encodes these proteins:
- a CDS encoding type IV pilus twitching motility protein PilT produces the protein MNIIDFLRTAVQKTASDIHIKVGSSPVLRIDGRIVPTEYKTLTPADTRQALYSLMNTEQRQQFEQNREIDISLTIDGLARFRVNVYFEQGNIGAAFRVIPLKPPVVDGMDLPPVIKKLALERQGLVLVTGPTGSGKSTTLAAMVEFINTTKDVHILTIEDPVEFVYQNKKSVITQRELGADTLTYPNAIKYALRQDPDVILIGEMRDQETILAAVKAAETGHLVMSTMHTTDTVGTVSRVISTFPPHEQDGIRHQLGGILRGAVSQRLIPRSNGRGRRAAVEVLVSTPTVQDIIYKNELDQLNHIINQGGMDGMQSMNMALFNLYQDDVISLDDALSYSENPNELQRMMRGAFHGSGSAR, from the coding sequence ATGAACATCATCGACTTTTTGCGGACCGCGGTCCAGAAGACCGCCTCGGACATCCACATCAAGGTGGGGTCCAGTCCGGTGCTGCGCATCGACGGCCGCATCGTGCCCACCGAGTACAAGACCCTCACCCCCGCCGACACCCGCCAGGCCCTTTACAGCCTGATGAACACCGAGCAGCGCCAGCAGTTCGAGCAGAACCGCGAGATCGACATCAGCTTGACCATCGACGGGCTGGCGCGCTTCCGCGTGAACGTCTACTTCGAGCAGGGCAACATCGGGGCGGCCTTCCGCGTCATCCCGCTCAAGCCGCCGGTGGTCGACGGCATGGACCTGCCGCCGGTCATCAAGAAGCTCGCCCTGGAGCGCCAGGGCCTGGTGCTCGTCACCGGCCCCACCGGCTCGGGCAAGTCCACGACGCTGGCGGCCATGGTCGAGTTCATTAACACGACCAAGGACGTCCACATCCTGACCATCGAGGACCCGGTCGAGTTCGTCTACCAGAACAAGAAGTCGGTCATCACCCAGCGCGAGCTGGGCGCGGACACCCTGACCTACCCCAACGCCATCAAGTACGCCCTGCGCCAGGACCCGGACGTGATCCTGATCGGTGAGATGCGCGACCAGGAGACGATCCTCGCGGCCGTCAAGGCGGCCGAGACGGGCCACCTGGTCATGAGCACCATGCACACCACCGACACGGTGGGCACGGTCTCGCGCGTCATCAGCACCTTCCCCCCCCACGAGCAGGACGGCATCCGCCACCAGCTCGGCGGCATCCTGCGGGGCGCCGTCTCGCAGCGTCTCATCCCGCGCAGCAACGGCCGGGGCCGCCGCGCGGCGGTCGAGGTGCTCGTCTCGACGCCCACCGTGCAGGACATCATCTACAAGAACGAGCTCGATCAGCTCAACCACATCATCAACCAGGGCGGCATGGACGGCATGCAGAGCATGAACATGGCGCTCTTCAACCTCTACCAGGACGACGTGATCAGCCTGGACGACGCCCTTTCCTACTCGGAGAACCCCAACGAACTGCAGCGGATGATGCGCGGTGCCTTCCACGGCAGCGGCTCGGCGCGCTAG
- a CDS encoding DoxX family protein, protein MFLKRWAGGSFGDIGWLIVRVTFGLLLMTHGYAKLFGATPDGGRMIEGFAKGAVEPLGFPVPLFFAYMAALAEFAGGLFVALGLFTPVAALFAAFTMAIAVWHHMGQGDPLKVFELGLIYLAISLGAMLIGGGRYSLDRILRTPFRPADRTDSASRSS, encoded by the coding sequence ATGTTCTTGAAGCGCTGGGCCGGCGGCTCGTTCGGCGATATCGGCTGGCTGATCGTCCGGGTGACGTTCGGGCTCCTGCTGATGACTCACGGCTACGCCAAGCTGTTCGGCGCCACGCCCGATGGCGGGCGGATGATCGAGGGCTTCGCCAAGGGAGCGGTCGAGCCGCTGGGCTTCCCGGTCCCCCTCTTCTTCGCCTACATGGCGGCGCTCGCCGAGTTCGCGGGCGGGCTCTTCGTCGCCCTCGGGCTGTTCACCCCCGTCGCCGCCCTGTTCGCGGCGTTCACCATGGCGATCGCCGTGTGGCACCACATGGGCCAGGGAGATCCGCTCAAGGTCTTCGAGCTGGGCCTCATCTACCTTGCGATCTCGCTCGGGGCGATGCTCATCGGCGGCGGGCGCTACTCGCTCGATCGCATCCTGCGCACCCCGTTCCGTCCCGCGGATCGCACCGACTCCGCATCCCGATCGTCCTAG
- the serS gene encoding serine--tRNA ligase, whose translation MLDIKLIRQEPDLVKRGLARRGFEFDFDALVRLDTEFRENQAKLDELRSIRNQASEQVAALKKAKEDASEIIASVKANGERIKELEARQNEVEAERQALMYQIPNLPDSSVPDGLSEDDNVEITRWGTPRAFDFGVKPHWELGEALGVIDFERAVKLAGTRFTLMKGHGARLERALINFMLDLHTLEHGYTEIQPPYVANEETMLANGNLPKFADQLFKLEDTKLYLIPTAEIPLTNLYRDEILDEAALPLHMTAGTPCFRSEAGAAGRDTKGLIRVHQFDKVELVKVVAPETSMDEHEKMTANAEAVLQRLGLPYRKILLCAGDMGANAVKTYDLEVWMPAQDKYREISSCSNCGDFQARRGGLRFRRDKQVQFPHTLNGSGVAVGRTVAAILENYQQADGSVVIPEALRPYMGGIERLVPAGSGETAKV comes from the coding sequence GTGCTAGACATCAAGCTCATCCGGCAGGAACCCGACCTGGTCAAGCGTGGCCTTGCGCGCCGCGGCTTCGAATTCGATTTTGACGCCCTGGTGCGCCTCGACACCGAGTTCCGCGAGAACCAGGCCAAGCTGGACGAGCTGCGATCCATCCGCAACCAGGCCAGCGAGCAGGTCGCCGCCCTCAAGAAGGCCAAAGAGGACGCCTCCGAGATCATCGCCTCGGTCAAGGCCAACGGGGAGCGCATCAAGGAGCTCGAGGCCCGCCAGAACGAGGTGGAGGCCGAGCGCCAGGCCCTCATGTACCAGATCCCCAACCTGCCCGACTCCTCGGTGCCCGATGGCCTGAGCGAGGACGACAACGTCGAGATCACGCGCTGGGGCACTCCCCGCGCCTTCGACTTCGGGGTCAAGCCTCACTGGGAGCTGGGCGAGGCCCTGGGGGTCATCGACTTCGAGCGCGCGGTCAAGCTCGCCGGTACCCGCTTCACCCTGATGAAGGGCCACGGAGCGCGCCTGGAGCGGGCGCTCATCAACTTCATGCTCGACCTGCACACCCTCGAGCACGGCTACACCGAGATCCAGCCGCCCTACGTCGCCAACGAGGAGACGATGCTCGCGAACGGCAACCTGCCCAAGTTCGCCGACCAGCTCTTCAAGCTCGAGGACACCAAGCTCTACTTGATCCCGACCGCCGAGATCCCCCTGACCAACCTGTACCGCGACGAGATCCTCGACGAGGCCGCGCTGCCCCTGCACATGACCGCGGGCACCCCCTGCTTCCGCTCGGAGGCGGGGGCCGCGGGCCGCGACACCAAGGGCCTGATCCGCGTCCACCAGTTCGACAAGGTCGAGCTGGTCAAGGTGGTCGCCCCCGAGACCTCCATGGACGAGCACGAGAAGATGACGGCCAACGCCGAGGCCGTCCTGCAGCGCCTGGGCCTGCCCTACCGCAAGATCCTGCTCTGCGCCGGCGACATGGGCGCCAACGCGGTCAAGACCTACGACCTCGAGGTCTGGATGCCCGCCCAGGACAAGTACCGCGAGATCTCGAGCTGCTCGAACTGCGGCGACTTCCAGGCCCGCCGCGGCGGCCTGCGCTTCCGCCGGGACAAGCAGGTCCAGTTCCCCCACACCCTCAACGGGTCGGGGGTCGCGGTCGGCCGCACCGTGGCCGCCATCCTCGAGAACTACCAGCAGGCCGACGGCTCGGTCGTCATCCCCGAGGCCCTTCGCCCCTACATGGGCGGGATCGAGCGCCTCGTGCCGGCCGGGAGCGGCGAGACGGCCAAGGTCTAG